The DNA window TAAAGGCCTAAACCAGTCTAGATGGGAAAGTGCCTAGACAAGTCACTTAGGTGCTAAGTGAGCCGGTGCCTAGGACCGCCTTTCGAAATAGAGGTTGTAATGATGGTATACTGTTATGTAGCAAAGTAGTGTTATGTCTGTTGGATTTGACTGTTCGGTTTGCAATTTATCAGAACACATGATGCTAGTAATAGTAGTATTCTGGTAAATGTGGAATTATTTCGTCTGTTTTGTGTGACCGCTGCACTGTACCCCATTGATTTATGCATGTCCCCTATGAAGGACTTATGTTTTAATTCATGCCGCCATGGAGTTCCAAGTGCTGCTTAACATCAACTAGACTGATCCACATATGATAGCTTATTATGTTTACACGTTTTTTGTCCTTGAACACATTATGTTTACATGTTACGGTAAATGGCATAGGTACTGATTCCAATTTGACGAACTCGAGGATTATTATATTTTCCCATTACTGAGAAAGTGTCAAGTAAGAATCAAACCTTGCAACTTGGTTTTTGTTCCTACTACTAAATAGCTCTTTCATACATTTCTATTCCTGTTCTGGCACTTATCTGCTGAACTCTGAACTATTTGATGATTGGGAAAAAAATGTTTTGTATTTTGACAAGTTTGGCCATAGCTGTCCTTGAATCACTCTTTTGCCTTGACAAATTCCTGTAATCTATAAATTAAGTATGCACAGTTGTTTTGTTAAATTTTGTTCACATTCCTTATATAACATACAAAGTTATTGTTGTATGTTTGCTTTGAAAACACTTTAATTGTCCTCTGTTCGTCAGTTTATCATAAAGGTTGAATATTTTGATGATTGCTTTGCAATGCAGTGAAATATATTGCTCACTACAGGATATTGATGATAAACTTATCAGACCTGTTAAATTCATTGGTCAAAGCTCAGCAGGTATGGAGGATCTCGTTTCATATAAATTCTGATTCTGCAGAAGTAGGTCATGCAGATGTATTTTTGTAGTTCTGATTAGCTATTGTTTTACTTCCTCTGGTTATAAAACCATGTTGTTCTGTCGACACATTCTCCAAAATGTAACTTTGACAATGGTCTTTCTCTTTCTATACATATGTAAAAGCCTATAGAATCATAATATCATGGAAGTACCTTTCAGAATGAATCTACACATGAAATTATAATGTTCCGTAAAAATACTTTAAAGGCTATCAATAGTTAAATTTTGAAGATCTTGATTCCATGTATGTCCAAAATGACATGTATTTGTGATTGAACATTAAAGTTAGTACTACATTACAAAGATTATTTAGGATATACTAGGAAAAAACATGTGGCATGAGTGTGGGATTGTGTTCAGTTGAACCCATGATTTTTGAGGTGTTGTGGTGTCCTGTGGTGCTGGGGGTACACCTGGTAGCCTAGGCGATATGGTGTAACTAAAACTTGTGGCATCCTGCGGCATCTGGGGTATGCCTAGGCGACGATTGAAACACAATGGTTGAACCTAGTGAATACCCCCTTATCCCCTTTGTCTAGGTACTTCTACAGCAGAAATCTATACAAGATGTGGGGCATTTAAAAATGCAGTAGATGAATCATGAATCCAGATAGTTGTTTCACATTACTAATTCAAGCTTTGGTCTTTGACAGGTAATAACCAAATGAAGGGGCAAAGCCAAAAAACTCAACAAGCTATTTTGCAGGTATCAGACAATAACTCCTGTCAGTTCTTGACAGTACTCATCTAGATCATTTACAGAAATTTCGATCTGGGGTATATAATGTTTTGGTGGCAACATCAATCGGCGAGGAAGGACTAGATATTGTTGAGGTTGATCTCGTGATCTGTTTCGATGCCAATGTCTCACCATTAAGGATGATTCAACGGATGGGAAGAACCGGGAGAAAGAATGAAGGGCGAGTTGATATCCTTTTGTGGTGATGAGCACAGCAAGTTCTCAAGCTCAAAAGTTACATTGCTAACCAAGTTTCCTTCTTAGGCATTTGCTACCTTAACTGCTCATACTGGTTTTGGCTTATGAAGGTCAAGAGTTGCAGGGGTACAGAAAGAAACAAGGAGATTGTCGAACCATGAGGAAGCTATTGCATAACAGTGAGAGATTTGAATACCATGCTAGTCCTAGGATGGTAATTTTgtataatcttttttttttttgtaaaattgtTTCTTCTGAAATACTAATTTAACTATTCACATTAACAGGTTCCACATGTCTATAAACCAGAAGTTAAGTATGTTAAGTTGACAATAGACAAGTATATTCCTCACTTAAGGAAAACGAGGGTTGCTGCAAAAGAAGCATCGCCGAGTCCATGGAAGATGTCAGAGGCAGACGGTCAAATGATTGCTAGGTACTTTGGTGCGTGCAAAGAAGTTTGGAGGCCGTCCCTTGTTGCATTTCCTAGATTTCAGCTTTATCCAAGTGTCGTTCACAAAGTTCCACATTCATTTCGGACAACAGATATGCTAACTGATGCTATGCAGCAACTTCAAGATCCATCTCTTTTCAGGACAAAGGTAGATTCATTGAAGATCTGTGTGAACTTTTTTGTTGTTTATTCCGTATAGtttaaaaatggaaaaaaaatcatACTTGGTACTATTGTTTCTGAACTCTTATTCAGTGTGAAATCCCTTTGCAAGAACCTGCTAATGTTGCTGCTGTGGAGGAGGGTCTGGAACATGAAGGTACCAATACCAGTCATATTCTTCCCTTGTATATTTGTTTAGTTTATGTTGCTGATatcttgaagggcgggcctggtgcaagcggtagagtcttaccgcctgtgatcggaaggtcccgggttcgagtcgcggtctcctcgcattgcacaggcgagggtaaggcttgccactaacacccttccccagaccccgcacagagcgggagctctctgcactgggtacgccctatgTTGCTGATATCTTAGCACTATAAGCTTCTAATAGTAATAGTATTTTCACTGGATTTATGTAAAATCATCTCTCAGCTTATGGCAACTCATTTGTTCAATGGATATGATTTCTGTTCAGCAATTTCACAACTACAAGCCTGGAGTTTCAAATCTACTTCTGTTTAATTGATGAATGACATTCTTAATCATGTTTAGGTCTCTATGCTATTAATGGAAATGAGGAAAAGCCTCAGGAATGTGACGGTTCAGAAGCCTCACCAAGAGTAGTGTGGAATGAAAATGTTTCTGTGCCAGGTTCTCCAGTTAAGAAGTATCCTATTCACACTTTCTTCAGTGGTGATTAATTAACTGTGGATAGAAGAGGCAGCGTTTTGATTACTTTTGTACCTGTCCTGCCTCAAAAATTTGCATTCAGTAAGGACATAAAGAATGCAGTTTGGAATAACAAAGGCCAGAACAAAGCCAAACCTTACAGATCAGCAGCAGGCGTCAGTGGGACAACAGTTGAATTTGTTCACCCTGTTGCCAATACAGACAAACATATGTTTGTGGATAACATAGTTTttaaggcggtaaggcgaggtGCGGCGCTCGACCCCCTTCCAGACGCCTAGGCGAGTTAGGCGCTGGgcgaggcgacgccatacacataCTCTAACCTTCCATAGGACAGCACAAACATACACTTATACATACCTTTTTGCTGCCAATTCTGGAGCTCATGTAGCAGTGATCCTCCTGTTTCCAGTTGCCTTCTTCCATGTGCCATACAACCCCTAACAAGTTTCAACATGTGTGACTCATTAATATAATTATGTAACAGAAATACTTTGTAATCAGATTAAATATGGATAGTGAAATACCTTTTGATGATCTGACCTCTCTTTTCTTCTCCCAAACAGCAAGCTGTATATACAATAAGGAATTTAGCAACAGCAAGGAAATTTAGCAACAAAAGACACAAGCaaatatcaatatgtcatcattACATCAGCTGATCAGCCCATAAACTCAGATAAGAGTCTTAGTGGCATAGTTAGCCACATTACAAACATTCTAGAAATATAGATAAGAGTCTTAGTGGCATAGTTAGCCACATTACAAGCAGTTCACAAATATAACTAGTGCAGATCTGAAATCTGCTAGCCATATGCTGCTAGCAGCCAACTCTCAACATTCAATATCCGTCATCAAACTCATCAAGGATGTTTGGACCCTCCATGTTTTCGCCGCCACCGTTGGAGCCATTGGGATCCTGCTCACAATCACTCACATCAGCATCGTCATGtggatcttcctcttcctcttcttcattggcCCAACCTAAGTCTTCTTCAAGTTCAGCCAACCTTGACTGTCCATTTCTTGCACGCTTGCTGCTGGCATTCCTTGGAAGATTGCGGCCTCGCAGCGAGCTTGATGCACCAACAGCTTCATCCACAAGTTCCCATGTAAGGCCATTAACATTGTCACCATTGTCACACCCACGGGCACCTTGAGGATGAACATAGGAGGAGTCAGCCCACTCATTGTCCCAATCAAACTCCTCAATGACCAAAGGATCAAAATTTTTCCCTTTTTTCTCATGCCTTAACTGAAACCTGGTCTTCATCTTCCGGTTGTAGGAAACAAACACAATGTCATTTAATCGCTTATGCAACAACCTATTTCTTTTCTTTGTATGCATCTacaaaagaagaatgggaaaacaACAAATAAATGTGTCATTAATTAGCTAGCTGAGCACAAATCAATTAGAAGAAAACAGTGACTAGTGAAGTTGGCAATACTCACAAACTCAAATGTACTCCAGTTTCTCTCACAACCAGAGGATGAAGCACAAAGACTAACAATGCGCCTAGCAAACCTTTGAAGCTCAATAGCACGACCACCATATGAACGCCACCAATCAACtatattgccaaatacaaacataTATTAGCATTTTGAGATGAAATATACTTGGCTACTTGCTGGAATtaaattgcacatactaaaacttGCTGAAATTATAAGAAAAACAGCACGTACGAGGGTTCAAATTCTGTAGGTTTTGCTTGGCCATTTTGTTTGAGAATGCATCTCCTCTAAGGCCTTCATAGTCCAAGGATTGAGCATCAATCTTGCTTCTAATTTCTTCATCCTCCACCATTCTTCCAAGCACATCAAGAAAACAGCCTCTTAACTGCCCAACAGTTGCATCATCATTAGCTTGTATGAGAGAATGCAGTCTTCCTGGGTTCAAATACAATGCAGCCCCATACAAAGGATGGTCCATTTGTGTGACCCAACGCTTCTCAATGATCTTAATGATATTCTTGAGCAAGGTTTTCTTGTTTTCAGTAGCAAAGCTGAGCTTGATCTTCTCTTTTGCATGATTCATTAGTGCTGCAACCTCTGGCATTGCAGGCCTCTCATCACCATCAACCACCCTAAGAACAATAAGCAGAGGTGCTGAAGCTCTAAGGCAATCTTCAACTGAATTCCAAAATTCCATAGAGAGCACAGTGTTGTGCACTTCTTGACCGGCTGCAGTTTTTGCCAATTTGTTCCCCAACCATTCTTCACTAACAAATAAAGCCTTCAAAGCATCTCTGTGCTTGTGCAAACTTTTTAAAGTGAGGAAAGAGGTGGCAAATCGAGTGGCTGCAGGTCTCACAAGATCAGCCCCTGTCTTTTCTCTCATCAAACTAAGAATTCTCCCATGCCTATAGATGAAAGTTGTGACACGTTTGGCTCTTGCAATGGGCTTCTTAAATTCCTTCAAGTTCCCTATCTCTTCCAGCATAAGATCCAAGCAGTGTGCAGCACATGGGCTCCAATACAGCGTAGAAATCCTTTCCATTAGAATTCTACCAGCTGCCTTGTAATTAGCCCCATTATCAGTGATAACTTGAACCACCTTGTCTTCCCCACTCTCCTCAATCTTTGCCTCCAATAAATCAGCAAGCATAAATGCATCATGTACCTCACTTGATGCATCAACAGACTCCAAGAAATAAGTCCCTGCAGGGCTGTTCACAAGGAAGTTGATCAAATGACGGCCTCTCTTATCAGTCCAGCCGTCTGACATAAGTGTGCAGCCATACATCTTCTAGGCCTGCTCATGTTCCTCCCTCATAGAACTGGTCAATTTCACAGCATCCTTAAGCAATGGTTCACCTAACATATAGGGAGTAAGAGGCTTGTAACCTGAACCAAATTGTGCAGTTGCCTCAACTGCAATCTCAAACTGTCTTGCTGCTGCTGCATTAAATGGCACACCACACTCATAGAACCATAAGGCCCACTGCTGATCCACATAGTGCTTCTCCTCTTTGGTTCTTATCTTGGCTGGAATTGTTGGCTGAGAACATCCTTTACGCCTTTCATCAACAAGTTCTTCAGGTGTTTTCCGAAGCATCTCAACAATTGACTTGTTAACCTTCGGCTTTGCCTTTGTATTGCTTGCTGCAGTAGCCTTGAATAAATAATTTGCACGCCTTTGTTTAGCTGCAGTCCCTGAACTTGGCTGCACCTTGGAAGCTTGGGATTCTGCAGGTGCACTGTCTTCAGCTTGAACAGATTCAGCTCTAGCTGCTGGGGCTGCTACTGCATCTACCACCACCACATCTGCTGGTTCCTCGGGTGGCTCATCATCCTCTTCGTTGAACAATGGCCTCCTCCTCTTATTGGATTCCAAGTAATCTCTCATCTCCTTCCTAATGGCAGTGGTGGTCTTAGGACACATTTTTGCATCTCCGTATCCACCTGCCAGATGCTGCTTCAACCTTTTTATCCCTCCAGAAACCTCAGTGTCACAAAGAGTACATGTCACCTTATCTGGCTTCTGAAGGTTTGCCCAATATCCATACTTCCAGCCTGGATCATTTGAGTTGGCCTTTCTTGCTTTGTCTACCTTAGGATCATAGTTCTCATTGTTGACAGAAGGTGGACTAATGCTTGCCATTCGAGCATTAGAAAAAAAATTTAGCAAGTTGGCAATGGCaagtctcaaaaaaaaaaaatactagcaGACAACAGATcaaaaaataataatactagcaaACTCTACATATGGTTTCATCTATGAGCCTGTGAGCTATCCATTCCAACTATGCAGCAAAGTTCAGACATGCATTGCAGTTGTGTGGTATCAGTTCTAAACTTCTAATCCTTTAGTTTGTCTGCAGTCTGCACTTGTATCTTCAAAATTGTTTGTTCTTGTTGTAAGCTTCTAAACTGTCCAACTGTATATTCTTATCAGCTTGTCACTGTTATGCAGGCTCAAA is part of the Miscanthus floridulus cultivar M001 chromosome 9, ASM1932011v1, whole genome shotgun sequence genome and encodes:
- the LOC136483584 gene encoding uncharacterized protein, with product MYGCTLMSDGWTDKRGRHLINFLVNSPAGTYFLESVDASSEVHDAFMLADLLEAKIEESGEDKVVQVITDNGANYKAAGRILMERISTLYWSPCAAHCLDLMLEEIGNLKEFKKPIARAKRVTTFIYRHGRILSLMREKTGADLVRPAATRFATSFLTLKSLHKHRDALKALFVSEEWLGNKLAKTAAGQEVHNTVLSMEFWNSVEDCLRASAPLLIVLRVVDGDERPAMPEVAALMNHAKEKIKLSFATENKKTLLKNIIKIIEKRWVTQMDHPLYGAALYLNPGRLHSLIQANDDATVGQLRGCFLDVLGRMVEDEEIRSKIDAQSLDYEGLRGDAFSNKMAKQNLQNLNPLDWWRSYGGRAIELQRFARRIVSLCASSSGCERNWSTFEFMHTKKRNRLLHKRLNDIVFVSYNRKMKTRFQLRHEKKGKNFDPLVIEEFDWDNEWADSSYVHPQGARGCDNGDNVNGLTWELVDEAVGASSSLRGRNLPRNASSKRARNGQSRLAELEEDLGWANEEEEEEDPHDDADVSDCEQDPNGSNGGGENMEGPNILDEFDDGY